A window of bacterium genomic DNA:
GACCACAGGATCTTGCTCTTGTTGGACTTCAGCTCGAGCTGCTGGAGCCGCTTCTTCAGGTCCTTGATCTCGTCGTTGACGTCCTTGGCGAAGACGGGGCCGACGGCCAGCGACAGCGCCGCGGCGAAGGCGAGAATGGTGAGCAGAGTCTTCTTCATGTGACCCCTCCGGGGTTCTCATGGTGATGGGTGGGGCGGGCCGCCGGCGCGGCCCGCCTGCGCAAACGGGATCAACCGCAGGTCATCGGCTGTTCGGAATCGGCGGCGTGGTCGACGCAGAACTCATGGACCTTCTCCAGGACGTCGCCCTGGATGACGTCGGTGACCTTCCTGGTGTCGTCCTTGGGGCAGGCGACGTCCTGGTGGGTCTCGACGAAGGTGTCCTGGAAGAACTCGTCCCACTGCTCCATGATCAGGGACATGGGGGTGTACTCGTCGGCCGGACCGTCGGCGCCGTGGCAGGCCTTGCACACGTTCCGGTAGATCTCGATGCCTTCCATCTCGGCCAGCGGCTTCATCTCGGCGGTGGCCTCGGCCTTCTCCTCGGCGAGGACGGCACCCGCCGCCAGCACGACGACGAGCAGCAGGGCGCAGGTGAGCAGCTTCTTCATGGGGACCTCCGTGCCGGCTTTCCGGCCTGGTTGGTGGAGGCAGGGCCTCCGGGGTGGCGAAGCGGTGATTGAGAAATCTATCAATCAATCTAAAGCGAAACTGGTAGCCTGTTAGCATTTTGTCAAGCAATTGGTGAGTGGATTCTCAAAACCACTCAACTTTCTTTTCCGCAACAAGTTGATTGTTCGTATCAAGATGGCGAAAACCCTTCTGCTGGCGTCAATTCGACTCACAGGGATGGTGCGGCACTCCGGAATCACGGGGACCGATTCAAGTTTTTCCGGGGTTCTGCCGATCCTGAAGGGGCAACCAGGACGCCCAGCGGAAGGACACCCCATGATCAACGCCATCCATTCGGCCCTGCAGGGGCTGCAGGCCAACCAGCAGAAGCTGGCCGGGCACGCCGACCGCATCAGCCGCTGGGGGACCCAGGACCTCGCCGCCACGGCGCCCGCCGACCGGATCGACCTGACCACCGAGATGGTGGGGGTGCTCCAGTCCCGGCGCGGATTCGAGGCCAACCTGCCGGTGATCCGGGCGGCCGACGAGATGCTCGGGTCGCTCCTCGACGTCCTGGCCTGATCTCCGATTCCGCTTGAGCCGATCTCTCCGCTCGCGCAATCTGCGGGGACGAGGCAACCTGCCGGTCGCCTCGTCCGTCCGTGGTGGCGATGCCGGCCCGTCGGGCCGGCCGGTGGTTCGAGCGAGCGGAGGAGTGAGGCATGGGTTCGCTGATGAGGACGATCGTGGGCAGCATGGTGGGCGTGCTGCTGGTGCTGGCCCTCGGGGCCGGCGTGACCGCGTGGAAGCTGGATGACAAGGAAGGCATCGCGAAGCGGTCCTGGCTCCACATCGACCTGTACGGCGACCTGCCGGCCTACGACCCGCCGGCCGGCCTGACCGGCGCCCTCGGCGGGGGCGGCCAGACCCTGCAGGACATCCTGACCGGCCTGCAGATGGCGGCCGTCGACGAGCGGATCGCCGGCGTCGTGCTGCAGCTCTCGGCGAGCCACGGCGCGGGCGCCGCCAAGCTGCAGGAGATCCGCCAGGGCGTCCAGGGCGTGCGCGCGGCCGGCAAACCGGTCCTGGCCTATGCCGACGCCATCGACCTTTCGGTGCTGTTCGCGGCGGCGGCGTGCGACTCCTTCTACTGCCCGCCGGCGGCCTACGTCCAGGTGCTCGGTCTCGATCGCGCCGTACCCCATGTCAAGACCGCGCTGGCGAAGCTGGGCATCGAGCCCCAGCTGAGCGTAATCCGCGACTACAAGTCGGCGGCCCAGCTGGTGACCCGCACCGACCTGACTCCCGAGGCCCGCCGCAACGCCGAAGCCCTGCTCGGCGATCGCTACGCGGTGATGCGGGCGGCCATCGCCGCCGGCCGCCGGGTGGACGAGGACACGGTCGAGGGCTGGCTCGAACAGGCGCTCTTCACGGCCCCCGAGGCCCGCGCCGCCGGGCTGGTCGACGGGCTCCTCTACTGGGACGAACTGACCCCGCGATTCACGGCCGACGCGAAGAAGGGGCCCCGGCTCGTCACCCTCGCGCGCTACGCCGACGAGGATCCCGACGACCTGGATCTCGGCGGCAGGAAGAAGATCGCCGTGATCCACGCCCAGGGAAACATCGGCGGCCGGGAGAACGGGATCAATCCGCTGCTGGGCCTGATGATGGGACACGAGTCGATCACCCGCGAACTCGAACGGGCGCGGCGCGACGAAGACGTGGTGGCCATCGTCCTGCGCGTGGACAGCGGGGGCGGCGAGAGCCTGGCCAGTGACCTGATGGGCCACAAGGTCGAGCAGGTGGCGCGCGAGAAGCCGGTCGTGGTGTCGATGGTCGACGTGGCGGCGTCCGGCGGCTACATGATGAGCTACCGGGCGAGCCGCATCCTGGCCGACCCGCTGACGGTGACCGGCTCGATCGGCTCGATCTCCGGGAAGTTCGACATGTCGGGTTTCAATGCCAAGATCGGGCTGAACTACTCCCACGTCTCGGTGGGGCCGAACGCGACGTTCCTCGACGACAACCGTCCCTTCACCCCCGACGAGTTCGCCCGCTTCGACGCCAACCATCAGGCCGACTTCCAGCTCTGGATCGAGGGCGTCGCCCGCGCCCGGGGCCTGAGCGTGGCCGACGTCGAGGGGCTGGCCATGGGCCGCGTGTTCTCCGGCGGGCAGGCGGTGGCGAACGGCCTGGTCGACGAGCTGGGCGGGCTGCCCGAGGCGGTGGCGGCGGCGCGGCGGCTGGCCGGCGTGGCGGAGAAGGAACGCACCGGCCTGTGGCATCTGCCCGAGAAGCAGGGGCTGCTCGGATCGCTGCTCGGAGGCGACGAGGAAGTGGGTGCGGCCGCGCGCTGGATGCTGTACCGTGCGGTGCGTCAGGATCTGCGCCAGGTGCGGGAGAGTCTCGCCGGCCCGACCTGGCACGCCATCGATCCCGTCTACGTCGACCAGCCCTGAGGAGAACCGGCCCATGCGCCACATCCTGTGCGAGGACCACGGTTTCGGCCGTCTGACACCGGTGGCCGACAGCGTGCCCACCTGGGAGATCCGTTGCGGGATGTTCAACCTGCGTGAGCGCGTCGAACTGGCCACCGGCCACGGCGCGGGTGCGTTCCTGTGCCGGGCGCTGCTGGCGCCGCTGGTGACCGCGCCGGGCTGGGCACCGCTGGCGGACGAGCCGTCCGATCGCACCATGTGGTGGAGCGGCCGCCTCGCGCCGGACGTCGCCCTGGTGCGGCGCCTGGCCGCGCAGGGCGACCGGGACTGGATCTGGCGCGACGCCCAAGGCCTGCTGGCCGCCGCCCTGCCCGCGGCGCTCGGAGCGGAACTGGCGGCCTCCTGGCGGGCGTGGGAAGCGGATGCCTGGAGCGGGGCGGTCTGGGAACTGCCCGCGGCGGTGGCGAACCTGCCGGGCCCGCCGGATGCGCCGGCGGCCGCACCCCTGGACTGGATCTGGAACCTGGTGCCGGCCACCGCGGCGGCTGTGACGGGAGACCTGGCCGCCGTCGGTCCGGCGGCCCATGCCCGGCACCCCTTCGGCATCATCGGCGAGCCCGCCGGGGCCTGGACCCAGGCGTCGGGTCTGACCCGGGACACGCCCGCCGGGGTGCACGTGCGGGGGGACCACGGCCTGTGGCTGGGGAGCGGCGGCGTCGAACTGGCGCCGGGGACCCACGTGGACACCCGGAACGGACCGGTCGTTCTGGACAGCGGCGTGCGGGTGGGGCCGCACGTGGCCCTCGAAGGACCGCTCTACGTGGGGCGGGAGTCCCGCATCAAGGCCGGCGCGACCGTGTACGGCGAGTCGAGCTTCGGGGTCGGGAACCGTCTGGCCGGCGAGATCGGCGAGAGCACCTTCGGCGACTTCGCCAACAAGCAGCACGACGGCTTCATCGGCCATGCCGTGCTCGGCTCGTGGGTGAATCTGGGCGCCATGACCACCTGCAGTGACCTGAAGAACAACTACGGCGAAGTCCGGGTCGATCTGGGCGATGGACTGTGCGACACCGGCGAGCGCTTCGTGGGCCTGCTCATGGGCGACCATGCGAAGACGGCCATCGGGACCCTGTTCAACACGGGCACCGTGGTCGGCTTCGCCACCAACATCTTCGGCGGCGGCATGCCGCCCAAGCACGTTCCGGCCTTCCGCTGGGGCGGGGCGGCCGGATGTCCGCCGTATGCGGCCGAGCGGGCCGCGGCCACGGGGGAGATCGTCCTCGGGCGTCGCTCCTGCCGCTGGACCCCGGACCACGCCCGCCTCTTCGCGTTCCTCGCCGCCCGGGCCGGGGCCTAGCCCGGTCGGAGACGCCGGATGTCCGATCCTGCCCGGCGGGCTTTCTGCACGGTCCAACGGGGCCGATGATGTCCAATTGCCTCGCAGGGTGCCTCGACGTTCCCTGACGGGGGGCAAGCGAGCGCCGTCCGTCCCGGGGCCAACTACCACGCCGACAACACTTTGACTAGTCGAACGAGTGGATCTCGCCGGTCGCGTCGCCCTTGGCACGCCGGTTGCCTCTGCCGAATACAATGTTTCCTGTGCTGTTCGGGATTGGCCCGCCAGGTTCTACGCTCTCCGTGTTGTAGACTCTTGGATCGCGGTCACCCGGCAAGTCGCGGGAAACATTTTTTGTTGTGCCGTCGAAAATGTGTATGGCGCGGGTGTTGCCCTGACCGCACATGAACCCGACGCCGACCACAGCCGAATCCTGGTCCCCTCCGTTCTGCCCCAATCCCAACTGCCTCCACCACAACAGATTCGACGAGCCTTGGACCTACCACAGGATCGGCGNNNNNNNNNNNNNNNNNNNNNNNNNNNNNNNNNNNNNNNNNNNNNNNNNNNNNNNNNNNNNNNNNNNNNNNNNNNNNNNNNNNNNNNNNNNNNNNNNNNNNNNNNNNNNNNNNNNNNNNNCCCGGATCCTCAAGCGCACCCTCGGATGCACCGCCAACCGACAAATCGCCCGCGATCTCGGCGTCGCCCCGACGACTGTCGACCGCCACGTCGCCCGCCTCGGCCGGCACTGTATGCTCTTCCACCTGGATAGGATCCGGGATCTGGCGCCACCCCGCGAGATCGTCGTCGACGGCTTCGAGTCGTTCGAGTGGAGCCAGTATCACCCCATCCACCACCATCTGGCCGTAGGCAAGGAAACCGACTTCTTCTACTACTTCACCGACAGCCCCCTGCGCCGCAAGGGCCGGATGACGGCCGCCCAGAAGAACCGTCGCATGGCACTCGAGTCCGCGCTCGGTCGCCCGAACCCGAAGGCGATAGAGAACGACATGAAGGAGCTCCTGGAGGTGGTTCTGCGGGGGCGGCGGTCGGCGAGAGTGCTGAGCGATGATCATCCGGCGTATCGGCGGGCGATCCGGCGGATGAACGTGCGGATAGAGCACGCCGTGACTCCGGGCACGGCGTATCGGGACCGGAATAACCCGTTGTGGGAAGTGAACCTGCTGGATCTGCTGATCCGTCACTCGAGCGCGAATCACAAGCGGGAGACGATCGCCTGGTCGAAGCGGCGGCAGTCCAGTGCGGAGCGGTTGGCGATCCTGCTGGTGTGGCGGAACTACATGAAGGGGCGGCGTGAGAAGGTGCGCGGAAGTCCCACACCTGCGATGGAGTTGGGGATCATGGCGGAGAGGTTGGTGCCGGAGGAGTTGTTCAAGAAACGTTTGTTCGCGACGAGGACGGAGATGCCGGCAAGGTGGCGGGCGTACTACGACCGGGCTGTGGAAACGAAGCCCGTAGCGAACTGTAGACGCCACGGGCTTAGCTACGGCTACTAGACCGTTGTCGGGCTTTGGCTGTCGATTGCTCCGTCCGGGGCCGTGCACAATCTCAGCGGCACAACCGAATTTTATTCTTGGTTGCGGCTTAATTATATGGTATAAATTGTATACGTAACCCTCAATCAACAAAGAAGGTACGCAGG
This region includes:
- a CDS encoding c-type cytochrome, with translation MKKLLTCALLLVVVLAAGAVLAEEKAEATAEMKPLAEMEGIEIYRNVCKACHGADGPADEYTPMSLIMEQWDEFFQDTFVETHQDVACPKDDTRKVTDVIQGDVLEKVHEFCVDHAADSEQPMTCG
- a CDS encoding S49 family peptidase — encoded protein: MGSLMRTIVGSMVGVLLVLALGAGVTAWKLDDKEGIAKRSWLHIDLYGDLPAYDPPAGLTGALGGGGQTLQDILTGLQMAAVDERIAGVVLQLSASHGAGAAKLQEIRQGVQGVRAAGKPVLAYADAIDLSVLFAAAACDSFYCPPAAYVQVLGLDRAVPHVKTALAKLGIEPQLSVIRDYKSAAQLVTRTDLTPEARRNAEALLGDRYAVMRAAIAAGRRVDEDTVEGWLEQALFTAPEARAAGLVDGLLYWDELTPRFTADAKKGPRLVTLARYADEDPDDLDLGGRKKIAVIHAQGNIGGRENGINPLLGLMMGHESITRELERARRDEDVVAIVLRVDSGGGESLASDLMGHKVEQVAREKPVVVSMVDVAASGGYMMSYRASRILADPLTVTGSIGSISGKFDMSGFNAKIGLNYSHVSVGPNATFLDDNRPFTPDEFARFDANHQADFQLWIEGVARARGLSVADVEGLAMGRVFSGGQAVANGLVDELGGLPEAVAAARRLAGVAEKERTGLWHLPEKQGLLGSLLGGDEEVGAAARWMLYRAVRQDLRQVRESLAGPTWHAIDPVYVDQP